From the genome of Scytonema hofmannii PCC 7110, one region includes:
- a CDS encoding MBL fold metallo-hydrolase codes for MPNSELSPLQNHSTQEQLTEVEKQAPNFLVQFWGVRGLIPSPGNNTSRYGGNTACVEMQVGKKHLIFDGGTGLRLLGRSWQQKTVEAHLFFSNSQSNRIQGFPFFTPAFLAENCFHIYGTAALNGASIKQCLCDQMLQPHFPYPLQIMQSDLHFHNFAPGKVFKVDDITIATALINHHQKSVGYRVTWQEYSVAYITDLHQSLSDTDKEHIAQLTKGVDLLIANATYTPPSIRIHEHAEIYWRTAVDLAQNLDVKLLVISHHHPDDGDNFLDKVQTEVQSIFPKAILAREGLVLTVTSNQ; via the coding sequence ATGCCAAACTCTGAACTGTCGCCTCTCCAAAACCATTCAACTCAAGAGCAACTTACTGAAGTTGAAAAACAAGCACCAAACTTTTTAGTACAATTTTGGGGCGTGCGGGGTTTGATTCCCAGCCCAGGTAACAACACCAGTCGATATGGTGGTAATACGGCTTGTGTAGAAATGCAAGTTGGCAAAAAACATTTAATTTTTGATGGGGGTACTGGTTTACGTTTACTTGGAAGAAGTTGGCAGCAAAAGACGGTAGAAGCTCATTTATTCTTTAGCAACTCCCAATCAAACCGCATTCAAGGGTTTCCCTTTTTTACACCTGCATTTCTGGCAGAAAATTGTTTCCATATTTATGGGACAGCTGCTTTGAATGGAGCTTCTATCAAACAATGTCTTTGCGATCAAATGCTCCAACCGCACTTTCCCTACCCATTACAAATTATGCAATCAGACTTGCACTTCCATAATTTTGCCCCTGGTAAGGTCTTTAAGGTAGATGATATTACCATCGCAACAGCATTAATTAATCATCACCAAAAATCAGTAGGCTACCGAGTCACTTGGCAAGAGTATAGTGTTGCTTACATTACAGATTTACATCAGAGCTTAAGTGATACAGATAAAGAACACATTGCACAACTGACCAAAGGCGTAGATTTATTGATTGCTAATGCAACCTACACGCCTCCATCTATACGAATCCACGAGCACGCAGAAATTTACTGGAGGACTGCTGTTGATTTAGCGCAAAATCTTGATGTTAAATTACTTGTCATTTCTCACCATCATCCAGATGATGGTGATAATTTTCTAGATAAAGTGCAAACAGAGGTTCAGTCCATTTTCCCCAAAGCCATCTTAGCTCGTGAGGGCTTGGTTTTAACAGTGACCAGTAATCAGTGA
- the panD gene encoding aspartate 1-decarboxylase encodes MQRTLLLAKIHNCTLTAANINYVGSISIDRLLMDKAGILPYEYVHVVNINNGERFTTYAIPSPANSGAIELNGAAARLGIIGDRLIIMSYGQFSLEELKTHSPTVVLVDEQNRLMEVRRYDDLLSRT; translated from the coding sequence ATGCAGCGCACGCTCCTCTTAGCAAAAATTCACAATTGCACTCTCACAGCAGCAAATATTAACTATGTGGGAAGTATTAGCATCGATCGACTTCTGATGGATAAAGCTGGTATCCTGCCCTACGAGTACGTGCATGTAGTGAACATTAACAATGGCGAGCGTTTTACTACTTATGCAATTCCTTCGCCAGCCAATTCTGGAGCAATTGAATTGAATGGAGCTGCAGCACGTCTAGGCATTATAGGCGATCGCTTGATTATAATGTCTTACGGGCAGTTCAGTTTGGAAGAGTTAAAAACTCACTCTCCCACCGTAGTCCTTGTGGATGAACAAAACCGACTAATGGAAGTGCGGCGTTACGACGATCTGCTCAGTAGGACTTAA
- a CDS encoding inorganic diphosphatase: MDLSRIPSQPKPGLLNVLIEIAGGSKNKYEYDKDLQAFALDRVLYSSVQYPYDYGFVPNTLADDGDPLDGIVIMDEPTFPGCVIAARPIGMLEMIDGGDRDEKILCVPDKDPRYAHVKSLKDVAPHRLAEIEEFFRTYKNLEKKVTEILGWQDVETVSPLVEKCVKAGSEKGRDSDSEAK, encoded by the coding sequence GTGGACTTATCTCGTATTCCATCTCAGCCTAAACCAGGTCTGTTAAACGTTTTGATTGAAATTGCCGGCGGAAGCAAAAACAAATACGAATATGATAAAGACCTACAGGCTTTTGCTCTAGACCGAGTTCTCTATTCCTCGGTACAGTACCCTTATGACTATGGTTTTGTACCTAACACTCTAGCTGATGATGGCGATCCGCTTGATGGCATTGTCATTATGGATGAGCCAACCTTCCCAGGATGTGTGATTGCCGCACGACCAATTGGTATGTTAGAGATGATTGATGGTGGCGATCGCGATGAAAAAATTCTTTGCGTTCCCGACAAAGACCCCCGATACGCTCACGTCAAATCTTTAAAAGACGTTGCGCCACACAGACTGGCTGAAATAGAAGAATTTTTCCGCACTTACAAAAATTTGGAAAAGAAGGTTACAGAAATCCTCGGATGGCAGGATGTTGAGACAGTCTCACCATTGGTAGAAAAGTGTGTTAAAGCTGGTAGCGAAAAAGGTCGGGATTCAGATTCTGAAGCTAAATAG
- a CDS encoding DUF362 domain-containing protein gives MPTQTPSVSLIRASSYERDTLRDSLETLLEPLGGIAAFVKPGNRVLLKPNLLTGARPGKECTTRPELVYAVAQMVIEAGGQPFLGDSPAFGSARGVAVASGYLPVLEELKLPIVEFHGHRYQTISSEFNHLLLSKEAMEADVVINLPKVKSHVQLVLTLAVKNLFGCVPGKMKAWWHMEAGKDAKRFGEMLVETARVINPDLTIVDGIIGHEGNGPSGGEPRALGILGASSDIFALDRAIVEILNIQPEQVPTVAASKRLGLVGELDEIHFPNLHPGLLKIDDWRLPDKFVPIDFGMPRVIKSTFKHLYIKFIKEPMSAYKA, from the coding sequence ATGCCGACTCAAACACCATCCGTCAGCTTAATTCGTGCAAGTTCATACGAACGTGACACATTACGAGATTCATTGGAAACACTGCTAGAACCCTTAGGAGGAATAGCGGCGTTTGTGAAACCGGGGAACCGCGTTTTACTCAAACCCAACTTACTCACAGGCGCACGTCCTGGGAAAGAGTGTACCACTCGCCCCGAACTCGTTTATGCCGTAGCCCAAATGGTGATTGAAGCTGGTGGTCAACCTTTTTTGGGTGATAGCCCTGCTTTTGGCAGTGCCAGAGGAGTAGCAGTAGCAAGCGGATATCTGCCAGTTCTAGAAGAACTCAAATTGCCAATAGTTGAATTTCACGGACATCGCTATCAAACAATTAGCTCCGAGTTTAACCACCTGCTGTTGTCTAAAGAAGCGATGGAAGCAGATGTCGTAATTAACTTACCCAAGGTAAAGTCTCACGTTCAGTTGGTACTCACCTTAGCGGTAAAAAACTTGTTTGGCTGCGTTCCAGGTAAAATGAAAGCCTGGTGGCATATGGAAGCCGGGAAAGACGCAAAGCGATTTGGTGAAATGTTGGTGGAAACAGCCAGGGTTATTAATCCCGATTTGACCATTGTAGATGGCATTATCGGTCATGAAGGCAACGGACCGAGTGGAGGAGAACCCCGTGCATTGGGAATATTAGGGGCATCATCAGATATTTTTGCTTTGGATAGAGCAATAGTGGAAATCTTGAACATCCAACCAGAACAAGTACCAACCGTTGCTGCATCCAAGCGGTTGGGGTTGGTTGGTGAACTTGATGAGATTCACTTTCCCAATCTGCATCCCGGCTTGTTAAAGATAGACGATTGGCGGTTACCAGATAAGTTTGTACCCATTGACTTTGGTATGCCTCGCGTTATCAAGTCTACGTTCAAACATCTTTACATTAAATTTATCAAAGAACCCATGAGTGCTTATAAAGCTTAA
- a CDS encoding aspartate ammonia-lyase — protein sequence MTQSMNLDVRIERDSMGDRSILSSAYYGIQTLRATENFPISGIKPLPTYVDACTIIKKATAIVNGELGCIPQDISQAIVQAADEVLAGKLRDQFVVDVYQAGAGTSHHMNVNEVLANRALEILGEEKGNYKRVSPNDHVNYGQSTNDVIPTAIRIGGLLALSKTLHPALENAIAALEDKAQEFQDVVRSGRTHMQDAVPVRLGENFRAWAHILTEHQNRIYTASTDLMILGLGGSAAGTGLNTHPQYRAYVVQTISEIINFPLEPAPHLMAAMQSMAPFVNVSGALRNLAQDLIKISHDLRLMDSGPKTGLKEIQLPPVQPGSSIMPGKYNPVMAEMTSMVCFQVMGYDHAIALAAQAGQLELNVMMPLIAYNLIHSIEILGNTIAVLTERCIQGITANQERCLAYAEGSLALVTALNPHIGYLNAAAVAKESLETGQSLRQIVLERGLMSEEELANVLNLEQMSAIVPLTVQDGKSE from the coding sequence ATGACTCAATCAATGAATTTAGACGTGAGAATAGAACGCGATTCAATGGGCGATCGCTCTATACTAAGTAGCGCTTACTACGGCATTCAAACACTGCGGGCAACAGAAAACTTTCCTATAAGCGGCATTAAGCCTTTACCCACTTACGTAGATGCGTGTACTATCATCAAAAAAGCTACAGCTATTGTCAACGGCGAACTGGGGTGTATCCCCCAAGACATAAGTCAGGCAATTGTGCAAGCTGCAGATGAAGTACTAGCAGGGAAATTGCGCGACCAATTTGTGGTAGATGTCTACCAAGCTGGTGCTGGGACTTCCCATCACATGAATGTTAACGAAGTTTTAGCGAATCGAGCGCTAGAAATTCTTGGAGAAGAAAAAGGCAATTACAAACGTGTTAGCCCGAACGACCACGTGAACTACGGGCAGTCTACCAACGATGTGATTCCCACAGCAATTCGTATTGGTGGCTTACTGGCATTATCAAAAACACTACACCCAGCATTAGAAAACGCCATAGCAGCGCTCGAAGACAAAGCGCAAGAATTCCAAGATGTCGTCAGATCTGGCAGAACCCACATGCAAGATGCTGTACCTGTGCGCTTGGGTGAAAACTTTCGTGCATGGGCGCACATCCTCACAGAACACCAAAATCGGATATACACAGCTTCTACTGACCTAATGATACTGGGTTTGGGAGGCAGTGCAGCAGGTACGGGGTTAAATACTCATCCCCAGTATCGAGCATATGTAGTCCAAACGATTTCAGAAATCATTAACTTTCCCCTAGAACCAGCACCACACCTGATGGCAGCAATGCAAAGTATGGCACCATTTGTCAATGTTTCTGGTGCTTTACGCAATTTAGCTCAAGACCTAATCAAAATATCTCATGACCTGCGGTTGATGGATTCCGGACCAAAAACGGGCTTAAAAGAAATTCAGTTACCTCCAGTTCAACCGGGTTCCTCAATCATGCCAGGGAAGTATAACCCTGTTATGGCAGAAATGACATCAATGGTATGCTTTCAGGTAATGGGTTACGATCATGCGATCGCTCTAGCTGCACAAGCAGGACAACTAGAACTGAATGTCATGATGCCCCTCATTGCCTATAACCTCATTCACAGCATAGAAATTCTTGGCAACACCATTGCGGTTTTAACCGAACGTTGTATCCAAGGAATTACCGCCAACCAAGAACGTTGTTTGGCATACGCTGAAGGGAGTTTAGCCCTAGTCACAGCATTAAATCCCCATATAGGTTACTTAAATGCGGCGGCTGTTGCCAAAGAATCCTTAGAAACAGGACAGTCTTTACGTCAGATAGTCTTAGAACGGGGGTTGATGAGTGAAGAAGAATTAGCCAACGTATTAAACCTGGAACAAATGAGTGCAATTGTGCCTCTAACTGTGCAGGACGGCAAGTCGGAATAA
- a CDS encoding type II toxin-antitoxin system HicA family toxin codes for MPKKIRELKAMLLKTGFTYRPGKGSHTVWSHPNLPYSLTLSGKDGDDAGRYQEKDVRNALRDLQGLEEPENEGE; via the coding sequence TTGCCTAAGAAAATTCGGGAACTGAAAGCAATGCTCTTGAAAACCGGATTTACCTATAGACCCGGTAAAGGTAGTCATACCGTATGGAGTCATCCAAACCTACCTTACAGTCTTACTCTTTCTGGTAAAGATGGAGATGATGCAGGGCGATATCAGGAAAAAGATGTGAGAAACGCACTGAGAGATTTGCAAGGGTTGGAGGAACCAGAGAACGAGGGAGAGTAA
- a CDS encoding type II toxin-antitoxin system HicB family antitoxin, which produces MKLHYSIIIQWSIEDCKYIVSLPEFGPYAHTHGNTYAEALKNGEEVLELLIEEYQAQGKPLPEPVTANTTFQFA; this is translated from the coding sequence ATGAAACTTCATTACAGCATTATTATTCAATGGTCAATAGAGGATTGTAAATACATTGTCAGCTTACCAGAGTTCGGTCCTTACGCGCATACTCACGGCAACACTTATGCCGAAGCTCTCAAGAATGGAGAAGAAGTTTTAGAGCTTTTGATAGAAGAATACCAAGCACAAGGAAAACCACTACCAGAACCGGTGACTGCAAATACGACTTTTCAGTTCGCTTGA
- the pgsA gene encoding CDP-diacylglycerol--glycerol-3-phosphate 3-phosphatidyltransferase, with translation MTLPNWITFSRLLGIPFLLYLLYSPDPKLQWICLAIFLVASLTDWLDGYLARKLNQITDLGKFLDPLVDKFLVLAPLLVLIELGRVPAWGVFLILARELAIAGWRISQPKVTGANIWGKLKTVSQIVAIALLIAPLPEEWRLPSLTAFWISVALTLISGIIYLLPSNNSDTSDSQKTEVEKN, from the coding sequence ATGACTTTACCAAACTGGATTACCTTCTCTCGCTTATTAGGAATACCATTTCTGCTGTATCTTTTGTATAGTCCCGATCCAAAATTACAGTGGATTTGTCTGGCAATTTTTCTGGTGGCTTCTCTTACGGATTGGTTAGATGGTTATTTAGCCCGAAAACTCAATCAAATTACCGATTTGGGTAAGTTTCTCGATCCGTTGGTAGATAAGTTTTTGGTACTCGCACCTTTACTCGTGTTGATTGAGCTAGGAAGAGTTCCTGCTTGGGGTGTATTTCTTATTTTGGCACGAGAATTGGCGATCGCAGGTTGGCGCATCAGTCAACCTAAAGTTACGGGAGCTAATATTTGGGGAAAGCTCAAAACTGTCAGTCAAATTGTAGCGATCGCACTTTTAATCGCCCCTTTACCTGAAGAGTGGCGTTTGCCTTCTCTTACCGCTTTTTGGATTTCCGTTGCTCTGACGTTAATTTCTGGGATTATTTATCTTTTGCCGTCGAATAATAGTGACACTTCAGACAGTCAGAAAACTGAGGTTGAGAAAAATTGA
- a CDS encoding SMP-30/gluconolactonase/LRE family protein, with amino-acid sequence MNNRFVLGLTPIYCDMLLRLNALRKLILQVIMNTPQYQPNNVLAARARLGESPVWDATQKLLYWVDIYNYRVHQFNPVTGQNSFFDVGDVVGCVALAGANRLIMAQRDRLAFLNTHTGEITPIIQVEADKPSNRFNDGKCDPQGRFWFGSMSQEKSQASLYRYDPDNSLHLMETGLTVSNGLGWSPNEKVFYLTDSEQQKIYAYDFDAPTGKISNRRIFVDLTKAPFFPDGLTVDSEGHIWSAMWEGGCVIRFDSTGKEILRVKFPVKSPTNCTFVGEDLKLLYITTASVGLSQAEIDKSVSSGDLFEVQTDIAGLPSYHFQSLTQ; translated from the coding sequence ATGAACAATCGTTTTGTTTTGGGGTTGACTCCGATTTACTGCGATATGTTGTTACGCCTTAACGCTTTGCGGAAGCTTATTCTCCAAGTAATTATGAATACCCCTCAATACCAACCAAACAACGTTTTAGCCGCACGCGCCCGTTTGGGAGAAAGCCCGGTTTGGGATGCAACCCAAAAGCTGCTTTACTGGGTCGATATTTATAACTACCGAGTCCATCAATTCAACCCTGTCACTGGGCAAAACTCGTTTTTTGATGTTGGAGATGTTGTTGGTTGTGTGGCGCTTGCAGGTGCAAATCGGTTAATTATGGCGCAACGCGATCGCTTAGCATTTCTCAACACCCACACAGGAGAAATTACACCAATCATCCAAGTTGAAGCAGATAAGCCCAGTAACCGCTTTAACGATGGCAAATGTGACCCTCAAGGTCGCTTTTGGTTTGGTTCAATGAGTCAAGAAAAATCTCAAGCCAGTCTCTATCGGTATGACCCCGACAACTCACTCCATTTAATGGAAACAGGATTGACGGTTTCCAACGGTTTAGGCTGGAGTCCCAACGAAAAAGTATTTTACCTAACCGATTCCGAGCAGCAAAAAATTTATGCTTATGACTTTGATGCACCAACAGGTAAAATTAGCAACCGTCGCATATTTGTTGATTTAACAAAAGCGCCCTTTTTTCCCGATGGATTAACCGTAGATAGTGAAGGGCATATTTGGTCAGCAATGTGGGAAGGAGGATGTGTGATTCGCTTTGATTCCACAGGTAAAGAGATTTTGCGAGTAAAATTCCCTGTAAAATCTCCAACCAACTGCACTTTCGTTGGCGAAGATTTAAAATTACTTTATATCACAACTGCCTCTGTAGGGCTTAGTCAAGCAGAAATTGACAAAAGTGTTTCTTCTGGCGACTTGTTTGAAGTGCAAACCGATATTGCTGGGCTACCTTCCTATCATTTTCAGTCTTTGACTCAATGA
- a CDS encoding recombinase family protein, with product MKGGTDTRIVVLYARISTSNQKPELEKQINYLGKNYPNCICISEMGSGMNFKRKKFIALMEDVTKGSVKERVVAHKDR from the coding sequence ATTAAAGGGGGAACAGACACAAGAATTGTAGTTCTGTACGCCAGAATTTCAACAAGCAACCAAAAACCAGAACTTGAGAAGCAAATTAATTATTTAGGGAAAAATTACCCTAACTGTATTTGTATATCTGAGATGGGGTCAGGGATGAACTTTAAAAGGAAAAAATTCATAGCCCTGATGGAGGACGTAACCAAAGGTTCGGTTAAAGAGAGAGTCGTTGCACACAAAGATCGATGA
- a CDS encoding helix-turn-helix domain-containing protein, with the protein MELTVIFNSILVMQYLSPQHVYKQYGYHPKTLVDWADAGKIEYVRSPGGHRRYSQAS; encoded by the coding sequence ATGGAGTTAACCGTAATATTTAACTCCATTTTAGTGATGCAATACTTATCGCCACAACACGTTTACAAACAATATGGCTATCACCCTAAGACCCTGGTTGACTGGGCAGACGCCGGAAAAATAGAATATGTACGTTCCCCAGGCGGTCACAGGCGTTATAGTCAAGCCTCCTGA
- a CDS encoding NAD-dependent epimerase/dehydratase family protein: MRILIVGGTRFIGVYLTKLLVEQGHEVILFNRGNRPVPVEGVGQITGDRTDATQLKEKLSHENFDVIFDNNGRELSDTQPLAEIFQDRIQHFVYMSSAGVYLKSDQMPHVEGDTIDPKSRHLGKHETEAYLTQLGLPFTSIRPTYIYGALNYNDLEAWFFDRITRDRPIPIPGNGLHITQFGHVKDLATAMSKVLGNPNAVKQIYNVSGDRYVTFDGLARACAVAAGIEALEIKIVHYDPKKFDFGKRKAFPLRPQHFFASVDKAKTQLNWQPEYDLISGLKDSYQNDYLTSGRDRSEIDFSVDEEILQSL, encoded by the coding sequence ATGAGAATTCTTATTGTGGGTGGCACTCGGTTCATTGGTGTTTACCTAACTAAACTACTAGTGGAACAGGGGCATGAAGTTATTCTGTTCAATCGTGGTAATCGTCCGGTACCAGTAGAAGGGGTAGGACAAATTACAGGCGATCGCACTGATGCTACTCAACTCAAGGAGAAATTATCCCACGAAAATTTTGATGTCATCTTTGACAATAACGGAAGGGAACTTTCTGATACTCAACCACTTGCGGAAATTTTTCAAGACCGGATACAACATTTTGTATACATGAGTTCGGCTGGGGTGTATCTTAAATCCGACCAAATGCCTCATGTAGAAGGGGATACTATCGATCCCAAAAGTCGCCATCTCGGTAAGCACGAAACAGAGGCTTACCTCACACAACTGGGATTGCCTTTTACCTCCATCCGTCCTACCTACATTTACGGTGCTCTAAATTACAACGATCTGGAAGCTTGGTTTTTTGACAGAATCACTCGCGATCGTCCCATCCCCATTCCCGGTAATGGCTTACACATTACCCAATTTGGACACGTTAAAGACTTGGCAACAGCAATGTCCAAAGTTTTGGGCAATCCGAATGCAGTCAAACAAATTTACAATGTATCCGGCGATCGCTACGTTACATTTGATGGCTTAGCCCGCGCTTGTGCTGTGGCGGCTGGCATTGAAGCTCTGGAAATCAAAATCGTACATTACGACCCCAAAAAATTTGATTTCGGCAAGCGCAAAGCCTTTCCCTTGCGCCCACAGCACTTTTTCGCCTCAGTGGATAAAGCAAAAACACAATTAAATTGGCAACCCGAATATGACCTGATTTCCGGTCTCAAAGACTCTTACCAAAATGATTATCTGACTTCTGGTCGAGATCGCTCGGAAATAGATTTTTCAGTAGATGAAGAAATTCTACAGTCTTTATGA
- a CDS encoding glycosyltransferase — translation MPLKYALVHEWLTPKATGGSELVVQEVLNHVDADLYALIDFESINPKSYLYKRKIGTTFLQHLPFARKGVQKYLPLLPLAIEQLDLREYEVILSSSHAVAKGVLTTPDQVHICYCHSPMRYAWDLTFDYLNHSKLGNGIPGWLTRYLLHDLRQWDVSTANRVDYFIANSKHTARRIWRCYRREAEVIYPPVNVDSCPFLPHKEEFYLIVSRLVTYKQVSLIVRAFNKLQLPLVIIGTGPEMKTIRRIANSNIQVLGWQPDDVVKKYMANAKGFVYAACEDFGIALVEAQACGTPVIAYGAGGALETVRDLRSAGDRGTGIFFQEQTEAALVDAVETFEAYRGKFNPEYARVHATQFSPQIFAKRYLGFLNICIEKRPLPN, via the coding sequence GTGCCCTTGAAGTATGCCTTGGTTCATGAATGGCTGACACCGAAAGCCACTGGTGGTTCGGAACTAGTTGTGCAAGAGGTTCTCAATCACGTTGATGCTGATTTATACGCTCTCATCGACTTTGAATCCATCAATCCCAAAAGCTATTTATACAAGCGGAAAATTGGCACAACATTTCTTCAGCATCTCCCATTTGCCCGAAAAGGTGTACAAAAATACTTACCTTTGTTGCCACTAGCCATAGAACAGCTAGATTTGCGGGAATATGAGGTTATTCTGTCTTCATCTCACGCTGTTGCTAAAGGAGTCCTGACCACACCCGATCAAGTACACATTTGTTACTGTCACAGTCCCATGCGTTATGCCTGGGATCTCACCTTTGATTATCTAAATCACAGTAAGCTAGGTAATGGTATCCCTGGTTGGTTGACACGCTATTTGCTGCACGATCTACGCCAATGGGATGTATCGACAGCGAATCGCGTGGATTACTTTATCGCTAACTCTAAGCATACAGCTCGCCGTATCTGGCGCTGCTATCGACGAGAAGCGGAAGTTATTTACCCACCAGTTAATGTTGACAGTTGTCCATTTTTGCCTCACAAGGAGGAATTCTACCTAATCGTTTCCCGATTGGTAACTTATAAACAAGTATCGTTAATAGTCAGGGCATTTAATAAACTGCAACTCCCGTTAGTCATAATTGGAACAGGACCAGAGATGAAAACGATCCGCAGGATAGCAAACAGCAATATACAAGTACTGGGCTGGCAACCCGATGATGTTGTGAAAAAGTATATGGCAAATGCCAAAGGATTTGTATATGCAGCCTGTGAAGATTTTGGGATTGCCTTAGTAGAGGCGCAAGCTTGCGGCACTCCAGTGATCGCCTACGGTGCAGGAGGAGCGCTGGAAACAGTGCGAGATTTGCGATCAGCAGGTGATAGGGGAACTGGTATATTTTTCCAGGAGCAAACTGAAGCCGCACTAGTAGACGCAGTAGAAACCTTTGAAGCGTATCGAGGGAAATTCAATCCTGAGTATGCCCGAGTTCATGCTACGCAGTTTTCCCCGCAAATCTTTGCCAAGCGCTACCTAGGCTTCTTAAATATATGTATAGAAAAAAGACCATTACCCAATTGA
- a CDS encoding sugar transferase, translating to MTAQSSLLSGKRSRTFFKRGQPKKTPRIKPKGLSFQAVNGEFAKRLFDIVFSLLVLILFSPVYLLLGLLIALSSNGPIFYIQERVGKNYKPFNCIKFRTMVTNADEVLVQIMETSPHLRDEFETNFKLKHDPRITKIGRFLRITSLDEFPQFWNVLKGDMSVVGPRPLVEEELPKYGCYIDQILTIRPGITGLWQVSGRNDIPYPRRIQIDLHYVKFRNLWLDLWIIFKTIGVVIIPKNNGAY from the coding sequence ATGACTGCCCAGAGCTCACTCCTCTCCGGGAAGCGCTCGCGTACCTTCTTTAAACGCGGTCAACCAAAAAAGACGCCTCGAATAAAACCCAAAGGTTTGTCTTTCCAGGCTGTAAACGGAGAGTTTGCCAAGCGACTATTCGACATTGTGTTTTCGCTATTGGTACTTATTTTGTTTTCCCCAGTGTATTTACTCTTGGGCTTGCTGATTGCTTTAAGCTCGAATGGTCCAATTTTTTATATTCAGGAACGGGTCGGTAAAAATTACAAACCTTTTAATTGTATTAAATTCCGAACAATGGTAACCAATGCCGATGAAGTTCTCGTTCAAATAATGGAAACATCGCCTCATCTGCGAGATGAGTTTGAGACAAACTTTAAGCTCAAACACGATCCGCGTATTACCAAGATTGGTCGTTTTTTGCGAATTACTAGCTTGGATGAATTTCCCCAGTTCTGGAATGTATTAAAAGGAGACATGAGTGTTGTAGGTCCGCGACCTTTAGTAGAAGAAGAGTTACCGAAATATGGTTGTTACATAGACCAGATTCTCACAATCAGACCGGGAATTACTGGATTGTGGCAAGTCTCCGGACGTAATGATATTCCTTATCCGCGACGGATTCAGATAGATCTGCATTATGTCAAATTCCGTAACTTATGGTTGGATTTGTGGATAATTTTTAAAACTATCGGCGTTGTCATTATTCCTAAAAATAATGGAGCGTATTGA